Below is a window of Paraburkholderia azotifigens DNA.
GCATTGCGCGCGAACGCTTCCCCGACCTGTCGATCCGTTTTGTCGAAGGCGACCTCTTGCAGCTCGAAGATGCGTTGCGCAGCAGCCGCATCGAACTCGCGCTGATGTATGACGTCGGTCTGCCCGCCGATATCGAGCGCGAATGCCTTGCGGAACTGAGGCCGTACGCGCTGATACCCGCGGCATCGAAGCTCGCGAGGAAAGCAGGCAAGCTATCGCTGCACGATCTCGCAAAAGAGCCGCTGATCCTGATCGATCTGCCGCACAGCCGCGAGTTTCTGATGGCGCCGTTCTGGCAATGCGGACTCGCGCCCGAAGTGCGTTATCGCGCAACGTCGATCGAACTTGTGCGCGGGATGGTGGCAAACAGCCTCGGCGTATCGCTGCTGATCACGCAGGGTGAAGCGAGCCCGGCGGCGGGCGCGATCGAGCGCCCCATTCGCGAAGAGACGATACGTCAACCGCTGGTGATTGCGCGCCCTGCCCGCGCCTCGCGCACGAAGGCGGCGGAGCTTGTCGCTCAATGCATGCGCGATGCCGTCAACGAAGCGATGGCGAAACGCACGGGGCAAACGGGCCGCCGCCCGGCGCGGCCCAGATAGCGTCCGTCATCGATGCCACGCATCGAGCGCCGCAGGCTGCAGCAACCCGCTCGACGCCTGCCGTGCACCGTGCCCATCGATCAGCAGCGTGCGCGGCATCTCGCCATGCCAGTTGGCGTCGAGCGCGCGACGCAGCTTTTCCGGCATCGCCTCGACATTTGCATAGAGCGCCGTCTGAGGCGGCAACGGCAGCGACGCGAGCACCTGCGAGAGTGCCGCTGCGTTGTCGTCGATCGGATCCATCGCGATCATCGTCAGGCGCACATCGCGATGCTTCTTCTGCCACTCGGCGACGCGCGCGGTGTTCTCGCGGCAATAGCTGCAATCGAGCGACCAGATTTCGACGATCTGCGGCTTGCCTTGCGAGGCAGACAGTACCGCCTCGACCTCCGCTGCGCGCAGCGGCTTGAGATCGCCAGCGTGCGCCGTCAGGGCAGTGAAGCACGCCGCCAGCATCATTGGAGTTCGCTTCATCATTGACCTTCCCCGTCGACAGGCACGAGCATGTAGCCGTCGCTCTGCGTGCGCCATGACAAATAAATGCGACCCGCGTCGTCGAGCAACTGCGGGTTGTCGCTGCCGCCCGCTGTCTGCGCGAGCGTGCGCGGCGCGCTCCAGTGCGCGCCTTCGTCGTCGGAGCGGCGCAGCATCAGGCGCATCGTGTCGCCATCGAAATCCTTCCACGCAAGCCACAGCGTCTTGCCACGCGCGCTCAGCGCCGCGTGCGACGCCTGCTCGTCCTGCTTGCCCGTATCGCCGAACGCCCACGGTTCGCCCAGCGGCTTGCCGTCGGCGGACAGGCGCGAATAGTAGACATCCGCGCGGCCGTTGACGACGCTGAACCACGCCATGTGGCGCACGCCGTCGGGCGTGACTGCGAGCGCCGGACCGTGCTCCGGGCACGCTTCCATATGCCAGCCGGAAAAGGTCGCGCGGATGGGGACGACGGCTTGATCGGCATCGACGGGCAGCACAGCGAGTGCGTGATCGCGGATCTGGCCTTCGAACACGTTGCGCCACATCGCCTGCACGCGGCCTTGGCCGTCGAGCGCGAGCGCGATCCGGCAGCACTCGCACGTATGGTCGGCGACTTTGCGCTCGGGCTGGAACGTCTGCCCGCCGTCCGTCGATACTGCGTAGTAGACCGCCGCGCCGTCGTACGGCTTGCCCGCCTGTTTTGCGAGCGTGAGATCGCGCTTGTCGATCCACGTGACGAAAATGCGCCCCTGCCCGTCGACGATCAGCGAATCGAAGCGATGCGTGATCGGCTGGCGGTCGCCGTGCACGGTGGCGGGCACGCTCCACGTCGCCCCGCCGTCGGTCGAGCGCGAGAAGCGGACCATGCCCGTGTACGGCGCGTCGAGCGGCATCGACCACGTGACGTAGATCGTCTTCGCGTCCGGACTCGCGGCGATCTTCGGACGATTCTCGGCGCTCGTGTAGATCGGCTCCGGCATCGCGTTGACCGTGACGGGCGGCGACAGCGCGAGGTTCTTACCGTCGGCCTTGTCCGAATGCGCAACGACGACGTGCTGCCCCTCCACCCACGTCACCCACAGGCGATGTTTCGAATCGAATGCCGCACCCGTTGCGAGCGGCGCCTTCGGAGGCTTCGCGGCGCTGCTGCTCGCGCCCATGCCGTCCATCCTGCTCATGTCGTGCGCCATCAGCGGCTGCATCAGCGAGAAGCCTGCGGCCAGCGCCGCCGCCCAATTTCTTAAAGCGACCATTTGAGTTCTCCGTAGAACGTGCGGCCCGGATACGGGTGGAAGACGTAGTAGCGGCGGTCCGTCAGGTTGTCGATGCCGACGGACGCCAGCCACTGTTTGCCCATCTGGTAGCGCGCCTTCAGGTCGATCACGAAGAACGAACTGGTGCCGCCGTAGACGTCGGGATTGATGTCGCTGTTATCGAGCGTGTTGTACTGGCGGCCCGAGTAGCGCATGCCCACGCTGCCCTGCCATTGCTGGGTGAAGTGATAGTTGGCGAGCAGATTCGCGCGCATCACGGGAATCCGCGGGAAGCGCTTGCCGACATAGGATGGATTCGCCGAATCGGCGAGGATGCGTGAATTCGTCGCCGATACGTTCGCGTCGAGGTCGAGTCCGTGCAGCAGCACGTTCTGCCCCGAAAACGCGAGTTCGACGCCGCGCACCCGTACGCGGTCGATGTTCGAAATGTTCGTGACCGTCGTCGAACCGCTAACGGTGGTCTGGCTATAGATCGAGTCGCGCAGATCGCTCTGGAACACGCTGGCCCGCACGACGCCTACGCCGACATCGCGCTCCGCCGTAAAGTCCCAGTCGATCGCCTTCTCCGGACGCAGGCCCGGGTTGTTGTTGACGATCGCGTTGTTCGAGATCGTTCCCTGGAACAGTTCGGCGACGGTCGGGAAGCGCGTGCCCGTCGCAAAGGACAGCCGGAACAGCCAGTCCTGCGTCGCCTGCCATTGCACCGACGCTTTCGGCGACAGCGCGTTTGCGCTGCGCTCCGCATAGCCGAAGATCGACGCACTATTGCCGAGCGCGCCATCGTAGGCATCCCAGCGTTCGTAGCGCAAACCGAGCGTCGCGAGCCAGCCCGGCGCGAAACGCCACGCGTCCTGACCGTAGAGCGCCTGCGTGCGCGTGTCGCCGCGATAGGTGCTGGCGAGCGTCGTCGGCGAACCGTTCAGCCAGTCGGACGCGTTGTACGTCTCGTTGCGCAGAAAGTAGTTGTCGAAGTGATAGCCGACGGTCAGCGCGTGGCCTGCATAGGACGGCGATTCCGCTTTCAGGTCGAAGGTGCGCCAGCCGGTGCCGTCGCCGTAGAAGATCGTGCCGGGGCCGCCCGCATACGCGGCGGGCGGCGCCGTCGTCGACGAGCGCAGCACGTCGCGCGACACGTCGTACGCCGATGCGACGCCCGACAGCTTCCAGCCCGAATCGAGCCGCGCGTTCAGGCCGAACGCGTAGAGCCAGTTCTCCTGATCGCCGTTGGCAGGAGAAAACGCGGTCGGCGCGATCGTGTAGTTCTTCCCGCCAATCGTCA
It encodes the following:
- a CDS encoding LysR family transcriptional regulator encodes the protein MRISLRLLRYFTAAAETGSTTAAAKQLNVSQPSISVAIRELEALFDDTLFTRESGAKMTLTRFGVRKLAEAHQLLNAAASFEADDSGDAAAGEVQIGVFSTIAPVYLPVLLRIARERFPDLSIRFVEGDLLQLEDALRSSRIELALMYDVGLPADIERECLAELRPYALIPAASKLARKAGKLSLHDLAKEPLILIDLPHSREFLMAPFWQCGLAPEVRYRATSIELVRGMVANSLGVSLLITQGEASPAAGAIERPIREETIRQPLVIARPARASRTKAAELVAQCMRDAVNEAMAKRTGQTGRRPARPR
- a CDS encoding TlpA family protein disulfide reductase, encoding MKRTPMMLAACFTALTAHAGDLKPLRAAEVEAVLSASQGKPQIVEIWSLDCSYCRENTARVAEWQKKHRDVRLTMIAMDPIDDNAAALSQVLASLPLPPQTALYANVEAMPEKLRRALDANWHGEMPRTLLIDGHGARQASSGLLQPAALDAWHR
- a CDS encoding exo-alpha-sialidase gives rise to the protein MSRMDGMGASSSAAKPPKAPLATGAAFDSKHRLWVTWVEGQHVVVAHSDKADGKNLALSPPVTVNAMPEPIYTSAENRPKIAASPDAKTIYVTWSMPLDAPYTGMVRFSRSTDGGATWSVPATVHGDRQPITHRFDSLIVDGQGRIFVTWIDKRDLTLAKQAGKPYDGAAVYYAVSTDGGQTFQPERKVADHTCECCRIALALDGQGRVQAMWRNVFEGQIRDHALAVLPVDADQAVVPIRATFSGWHMEACPEHGPALAVTPDGVRHMAWFSVVNGRADVYYSRLSADGKPLGEPWAFGDTGKQDEQASHAALSARGKTLWLAWKDFDGDTMRLMLRRSDDEGAHWSAPRTLAQTAGGSDNPQLLDDAGRIYLSWRTQSDGYMLVPVDGEGQ
- a CDS encoding TonB-dependent receptor encodes the protein MRIVSAALSARTPLSLACATVFAVHPAWADESTTDRAAIDQPASDTSVSHPSVTNSSANSLTEPANTLHAVSVTAARAAPAFSPDTPGVVETMTREQIDARNIVNTEDALKYAPNVMVRKRFTGDRNSVFAGRDFNELQSARGLVYADGLLLSNLLGSSYAYPPRWSLIAPDDIAQVEVLYGPFSALYPGNSIGSTVQITTRKPEKLEASLDTQLFTQHYNDAYGFSKHFGGNHETAHIADRVGRFWYSLTLDRLENNSQPLQYASPNSAYNAKVGAPVAVTGAASDIGPSGQPRVIVGPQMMERTEQINESVRMGYALTDHVDATLTLGHWENHYKDRAQTFLTDAAGNPVYAGNVTIGGKNYTIAPTAFSPANGDQENWLYAFGLNARLDSGWKLSGVASAYDVSRDVLRSSTTAPPAAYAGGPGTIFYGDGTGWRTFDLKAESPSYAGHALTVGYHFDNYFLRNETYNASDWLNGSPTTLASTYRGDTRTQALYGQDAWRFAPGWLATLGLRYERWDAYDGALGNSASIFGYAERSANALSPKASVQWQATQDWLFRLSFATGTRFPTVAELFQGTISNNAIVNNNPGLRPEKAIDWDFTAERDVGVGVVRASVFQSDLRDSIYSQTTVSGSTTVTNISNIDRVRVRGVELAFSGQNVLLHGLDLDANVSATNSRILADSANPSYVGKRFPRIPVMRANLLANYHFTQQWQGSVGMRYSGRQYNTLDNSDINPDVYGGTSSFFVIDLKARYQMGKQWLASVGIDNLTDRRYYVFHPYPGRTFYGELKWSL